Part of the Candidatus Hydrogenedentota bacterium genome is shown below.
TGGGAATCGCCCGAATCGCCGCCGTACTCTTCGCGCAGCTGGTTGGGATGGGACGCGGCATGTTCCTCATTCGCGACCACGTCGAACAGGTCGAAGACGGCGACATTCTGTAACCCCGTCTCGGTCTCGTAATTCGGCAGCCATTCGTCTTTCAGCCAGTTGTTGAACTCGCGGGCGCGCGCGGCGATTGCGGCATCCGTATCCGCCCAGCACTCCGGCGGCGCCGTCACGGGAATGAACAGCGTGTCAGGATTCTCCGCAAAAACGTCTTCGAGCGGACGGTAGACATGGCCTTCGTATTCGTAGGTGTTTCCGGGTCCGTCCGGGTGGCGGAATACGGCGCGATAGTTCGCCAACGTCCTCCACCCGTCGAAAGGATTGCCCGGCTCCTCGCCCGCATCATCGATATGGCTGTTGGGGAAACAACTCTTGAACATGATGATTCGATTGACGCCGTCTTGGCAGCCCTCTATTTTGACATGTTCCAGATAATCGTTGAACCACAGGACCCAGTGTTGCATGTCCGTCAAGTCGCCGGGTACTTCCCCCAAAGAAGCCGGGCGGCCGGTATCTGGCGCGATTACGGTGCCATAAGTAATATCGTTACGGTCGTCGATGTACGTTTTGGCGAGCAACGCGGATTCCAGACTGTGGGCCAGCCAGTTTTCGCCGACCGAGTGATGAATGAACACCAGGCCGTTACCCTCGCCATCTCCATCTCCAGCGGGCAGAACCGTGACCGTCGCCGAGCCGCTGGAAAGACTGTGTGTGCCGGTCGCGGTGATGGTGGCAGTACCCGCGGCCACGCCCGTGACATTGCCGGCATCATCCACTGTGGCAATACCGCCGGCGCTGGGAGCCCATGTGAACGTGAGGTCCTCTCCATCGGTGGATACCGCAGTAAGGTGAACGGTCTCCTCGATCTCCAGCTCGACATGGCCCGGCGTCACAGTGACGACCGCGTACTCCTGTGAAGGGCAACCCACGAAGGCAAGACAGAACGACATCACGACCAGGATCCTACGGACAACCCGCTTAGCGCACATAGCCCCTCTCCCCTTCGGTCTTGTGGGACTCCGTGACTGGCAACCGCCCTGTGCCAAGCCCGTTCCCATTGCACAGACCCTTGCCGCGACCCGCTCTTGCCGGAACCTTGACGCCATCTTGTATTCTAGCACGGCAATTTTGGGGACACAATACTCAATTGGGGTTTCAGGCGGGTAATTTGCCACAGGTGTCAGGACACTTCATGGTCGGAATTGAGTATTGTGTCCCCAAAATTAACCATGTAAGCTTGGAGGACGCCGGATTCGTCGGAGTTGAAGAACCCCTTTGAGCCGTCCGGGGAGAGGAATGGGTGGATGTGTGAGCCTTTCTTGGTGGAATCGCTTCGGGAATCGAGGATGAACTGCCAGTTGTGCAATGGGTCGCCGGGGGCTGGGCCG
Proteins encoded:
- a CDS encoding Ig-like domain-containing protein, whose translation is MSFCLAFVGCPSQEYAVVTVTPGHVELEIEETVHLTAVSTDGEDLTFTWAPSAGGIATVDDAGNVTGVAAGTATITATGTHSLSSGSATVTVLPAGDGDGEGNGLVFIHHSVGENWLAHSLESALLAKTYIDDRNDITYGTVIAPDTGRPASLGEVPGDLTDMQHWVLWFNDYLEHVKIEGCQDGVNRIIMFKSCFPNSHIDDAGEEPGNPFDGWRTLANYRAVFRHPDGPGNTYEYEGHVYRPLEDVFAENPDTLFIPVTAPPECWADTDAAIAARAREFNNWLKDEWLPNYETETGLQNVAVFDLFDVVANEEHAASHPNQLREEYGGDSGDSHPNDDANARLTEVFATDPDNFLDTEWAEFSAKDIYALLSGEDTAAGPLAHP